A genomic stretch from Lathyrus oleraceus cultivar Zhongwan6 chromosome 2, CAAS_Psat_ZW6_1.0, whole genome shotgun sequence includes:
- the LOC127118513 gene encoding potassium transporter 1 encodes MNPSHQFLEHGVSHQNLKRTSCANVLTLAYQSLGVVYGDLSTSPLYVYKTSFSGKLSLKEDDEEILGVLSFIFWTFTVIALFKYVFIVMSAHDNGEGGTFALYSLLCRHAKLSMLPNQQPADEDLSAYSTEDSADTWQSSRLKLFFEKHPRFQKGLLIFVLLGTCMTIGDGVITPAISVFSAVSGVQVKINQLHDNYVAIVSCIILVGLFSIQHHGTHRVAFLFAPVVAAWLLCISGVGIYNIFRWNRQVYRALSPIYMYRFLKTNGMEGWLSLSGVVLSITGVETMYADMGHFSALSIKIAFTCLVYPCLILAYMGEAAFLSKHHYDIKRSFYKAIPEAVFWPVFIVATLAAVVGSQAVISATFSIISQCCALNCFPRVKIVHTSSKIYGQIYVPEINWILMCLCLAVTIGLRDTNMMGHAYGLAIMTVMFVTTCLMTLVIIIVWKKGIIKALSCLLLFGSIELLYISASACKIPEGGWIPILLSIIFMGVMFTWNYGTRKKHQFDVENKVSLSKMLSLGPCLGMVRVPGIGFIFSNLASGIPAIFGHFITNLPAFHQVLVFVCAKSVQVPHVSENERLVISRIGPKEFHMFRCIVRYGYKDMQQENYNFENKLVSAIIQFVETEDNAEEQTNELTIDDGNINMEESYKAESMQILKAKESGVTYIIGHSYAEAKKSSSILKKFGIDIVYAFLSKNCRDPDIMLDVAHTSLLEVGMAYHV; translated from the exons ATGAATCCTTCTCACCAATTTCTAGAACATGGAGTTTCTCACCAG AATTTAAAGAGAACTTCTTGTGCAAATGTGCTCACTCTAGCATACCAAAGTCTTGGAGTAGTCTATGGTGACCTTAGCACTTCTCCTCTTTATGTATACAAAACCTCATTCTCAGGGAAATTGAGTCTCaaagaagatgatgaagagatTCTCGGCGTGCTTTCGTTTATCTTCTGGACGTTTACCGTTATCGCGCTCTTCAAATATGTTTTCATTGTCATGTCTGCTCATGACAATGGAGAAG GAGGAACGTTTGCATTATACTCGCTTCTCTGCAGACATGCGAAACTAAGCATGTTGCCGAATCAGCAACCTGCGGACGAAGATTTGTCTGCTTATTCGACGGAAGATTCTGCAGATACATGGCAGTCTTCTCGTTTGAAGCTCTTCTTCGAAAAGCACCCGAGATTCCAGAAAGGACTTCTGATTTTTGTTCTGTTGGGAACGTGTATGACGATTGGTGACGGTGTGATTACTCCTGCTATATCAG TATTTTCAGCAGTTTCAGGAGTTCAAGTTAAAATCAACCAACTCCATGACA ATTATGTTGCTATCGTCTCGTGTATCATTTTAGTTGGCCTTTTCTCCATTCAACATCATGGAACACATAGAGTCGCCTTCTTGTTTGCCCCAGTTGTTGCAGCATGGCTTTTGTGCATCAGTGGTGTTGGTATATACAACATTTTCCGCTGGAACCGACAAGTATATCGCGCACTTTCTCCCATCTATATGTATAGGTTCCTCAAAACCAATGGCATGGAAGGATGGTTGTCATTAAGTGGAGTGGTGCTTTCAATAACAG GGGTGGAGACAATGTATGCTGACATGGGTCATTTTTCTGCACTTTCAATCAAG ATAGCTTTCACATGTTTAGTCTATCCATGCCTGATTTTGGCATACATGGGAGAGGCTGCATTTCTCTCTAAGCACCATTATGACATTAAGAGAAGTTTCTACAAAGCCATACCAG AAGCTGTGTTTTGGCCTGTTTTTATAGTGGCCACTTTAGCTGCAGTTGTAGGAAGTCAAGCAGTGATTTCGGCAACTTTTTCTATCATAAGCCAATGCTGCGCGTTGAATTGTTTTCCTCGAGTCAAGATTGTTCATACCTCTAGCAAAATATATGGACAGATTTATGTTCCAGAAATCAATTGGATACTAATGTGCCTTTGTTTAGCTGTCACAATTGGCCTGAGGGACACAAACATGATGGGTCATGCATATG GATTGGCTATCATGACAGTTATGTTTGTTACAACATGTTTGATGACACTAGTAATCATAATTGTTTGGAAAAAAGGGATAATAAAAGCACTTTCATGTTTGTTATTGTTTGGATCTATCGAACTTCTTTACATATCAGCTTCTGCCTGCAAAATTCCGGAAGGAGGATGGATACCGATTCTACTATCGATCATTTTCATGGGCGTAATGTTCACATGGAACTACGGAACAAGGAAGAAACACCAATTTGATGTTGAAAACAAGGTCTCATTGAGCAAGATGCTATCCTTAGGACCTTGCTTAGGCATGGTCCGTGTCCCCGGAATCGGGTTCATTTTCAGTAACCTCGCTTCCGGTATCCCTGCTATTTTCGGTCATTTCATAACAAACTTACCCGCATTCCATCAGGTGTTAGTTTTCGTATGTGCTAAATCAGTTCAAGTCCCTCACGTTAGCGAAAACGAAAGACTAGTCATCAGCAGAATCGGCCCGAAGGAGTTCCACATGTTCCGTTGCATCGTGCGATACGGTTACAAAGATATGCAGCAAGAGAATTACAATTTCGAGAACAAATTAGTATCTGCAATAATACAGTTTGTCGAAACAGAAGACAATGCTGAAGAACAAACAAATGAACTGACTATAGATGACGGGAACATAAACATGGAAGAGTCGTATAAAGCCGAGTCGATGCAGATATTAAAAGCGAAGGAATCGGGTGTTACTTATATAATTGGACATTCCTATGCAGAAGCTAAAAAATCATCTTCGATTTTAAAGAAATTCGGAATCGATATTGTTTATGCTTTTCTAAGCAAAAACTGCAGAGATCCTGATATTATGTTGGATGTAGCTCATACTTCTTTGCTTGAAGTTGGTATGGCTTACCATGTTTAA